The DNA region GTTTTAATCCATCTTACTGAGTTTGGAAAAGAAAAAAGAAAAGACGCTAAAGAACGTGTTTTAATTTTTAATGAAACGATTAGAGCACACGTTTCAGAAGAGAAACTAAAACATTTCTATGAAGTGTCAGACACGATAAACGAGTTAATTTCTAATAAAAAAATATATACTAAAGAAACCATTTCGTAAAAATGAGTAAACGTAGAATCAAAAAAGTAGCCATTATTGGATCAGGAATTATGGGAAGCGGTATTGCTTGTCATTTTGCCAATATTGGTGTTGAAGTCTTATTATTAGACATTGTACCAAGAGAATTAAACGATGCCGAAAAAGCTAAAGGATTAACTTTAGAAAACAAGGTCGTAAGAAACCGTATTGTAAACACTGCATTAGCTGCATCATTAAAATCTAAACCATCACCAATCTATCACAAAGATTTTGCAAACAGAATTACAACTGGTAATCTTGAAGATGATATTGCAAAAGTGGCAAATGTAGATTGGATTATGGAAGTAGTTGTAGAAAGACTTGACATTAAAAAGCAAGTATTTGAAAAACTAGAACAACACCGTACACCAGGTACTTTAATTACATCAAATACATCTGGTATTCCTATTAAGTTTATGAGTGAAGGACGCAGCGAAGATTTCCAAAAGCATTTCTGCGGAACGCACTTCTTTAATCCAGCACGTTACTTAAAATTATTCGAAGTAATCCCTGGACCTAAAACATCTCAAGACGTTTTGGACTTCTTAAACGGTTATGGTGAACAATTTTTAGGAAAAACATCTGTAATCGCTAAAGATACGCCTGCTTTTATTGGTAACCGTATTGGTATTTTTGGTATTCAATCGTTATTTCATCAAGTAAAAGAATTAGGCTTAACTGTTGAAGAAGTTGATAAATTAACTGGTCCTGTTATTGGTCGTCCAAAATCAGCAACTTTCCGTACGGTAGATGTTGTTGGATTAGACACTTTAGTACATGTAGCTAACGGAATTTACGACAACTGTCCTAATGACGAAGCACATGAGCTTTTCAAATTACCAGATTTCATCAATACCATGATGGAAAACAAATGGTTAGGAAGTAAAACAGGTCAAGGATTTTATAAAAAAGTTAAAACAGACGATGGTAAAAGCGAAATTTTATCATTAGACTTAGATACATTAGACTATCGCTCTAAAAAAAGAGCCTCTTTCCCTACTCTAGAATTAACAAAAACTGTAGATAAAGTCATCGACCGTTTTCCAATTTTAGTAAAAGGAAAAGATAAAGCTGGTGAATTTTATCGCAAAAACTTCGCTGCAATGTTTGCTTACGTATCACATCGTATTCCTGAAATTTCAGACGAATTATATAAGATAGATGATGCAATGAAAGCTGGATTTGGTTGGGAACATGGTCCTTTCCAAATTTGGGATGCAATTGGTGTAGAAAAAGGTCTTGAAATTATGAAAGCTGAAGGAAAAACACCAGCAGCTTGGGTAAATGATATGGTTGCTTCTGGTAACACATCGTTTTACACAGTAAAAGATGGAGCTACGTATTTCTACGATATTGATAAGAAAGCACAAGAAAAAGTACCAGGACAAGATAGTTTCATCATATTAGATAACATCAGAAAATCTAACGAGGTATTCAAAAACTCTGGTGTAGTTGTTGAA from Mesoflavibacter profundi includes:
- a CDS encoding 3-hydroxyacyl-CoA dehydrogenase/enoyl-CoA hydratase family protein: MSKRRIKKVAIIGSGIMGSGIACHFANIGVEVLLLDIVPRELNDAEKAKGLTLENKVVRNRIVNTALAASLKSKPSPIYHKDFANRITTGNLEDDIAKVANVDWIMEVVVERLDIKKQVFEKLEQHRTPGTLITSNTSGIPIKFMSEGRSEDFQKHFCGTHFFNPARYLKLFEVIPGPKTSQDVLDFLNGYGEQFLGKTSVIAKDTPAFIGNRIGIFGIQSLFHQVKELGLTVEEVDKLTGPVIGRPKSATFRTVDVVGLDTLVHVANGIYDNCPNDEAHELFKLPDFINTMMENKWLGSKTGQGFYKKVKTDDGKSEILSLDLDTLDYRSKKRASFPTLELTKTVDKVIDRFPILVKGKDKAGEFYRKNFAAMFAYVSHRIPEISDELYKIDDAMKAGFGWEHGPFQIWDAIGVEKGLEIMKAEGKTPAAWVNDMVASGNTSFYTVKDGATYFYDIDKKAQEKVPGQDSFIILDNIRKSNEVFKNSGVVVEDLGDGILNVEFQSKMNTIGGDVLAGLNKAIDLAEKDFAGLVVGNQGANFSVGANIGMIFMMAAEQEYDELNMAIKYFQDTMMRMRYSSIPTISAPHGMTLGGGCELSLHADKVVAAAETYMGLVEFGVGVIPGGGGSKEMALRAQDTFKKGDVELNTLQEYFLTIGMAKVSTSAYEAFDLGVLQKGKDIVVVNKDRQIATAKAHAKLMADQGYTQPVKRKDIKVLGKQALGMFLVGTDAMEASHYISEHDQKIANKLAYVMAGGDLSEPTKVSEQYLLDLEREAFLSLCTERKTLERIQHMLKTGKPLRN